TTCCTGCACCACAACCTTCTTTAGCAATTATTATAGCTGTTCGTAATGAAGAGAATGACTTGCCAGAAGCCCTGGAGAGTATGTGTCATTTGAATTACAGCAACTATCGCCTGGTTGTTATAAACGACCGGTCAACAGATAGCACTCCTGAGATACTCGCTCAATTTGAAAAGAAATATTCTCATTTAACGGTCATTCACATCAAGGAATTACCTGAAGGATGGTTGGGTAAAAATCATGCTTTATATAGTGGATACAAGGCCACAACGGAAGAATGGATGTTGTTTACAGATGCCGACATTCGGTATGCTCCCGATACATTGAACAAGGCCATTCAATATTGTATAGATCAACAAGTAGATCATTTAACAGTAATGCCAGATGTAAAGTCGCGCTCCGCTTTCTTCAATAGCATCATGGATACGTTTAAGATCATGTTGGTGGTAAAGCTTAAACCATGGGAAGCTTCTAATCCAAAGACTAAATCTTATATAGGAATCGGAGCTTTTAACTTAGTAAAGCGCAGTGCATATGAAGTGGCGGGTACGCATAAACGCATTGCCTTGCGGCCCGATGATGATTTAAAGTTGGGTGAATGCATTAAATCCAGCGGCTTAAAGCAAGATGTAACTTTTGGTGATAACCAATTATCGCTGGAATGGTATACGAGTGTAAAAGAGTTCATCAATGGCCTAATGAAGAATACCTTCTCTTCGGTCGATTACAACTTCGCCAAAGTAATTGTTCTTTGTTTGCTTACGCTATTCGTTTTTGTGGCGCCAATTCCCTTGTTGTTAATAGGAGGGGGACCAACCGAGCGTTATTTAGCTATAATACTGGTGCTATTTCAAATCATCTTATTTACGTTCACGCGCGGTCTGCGTGGAATCTGGTGGTATGCTTTGATGATGCCGGTGGCAGGTAGTATTATGGTTTATATCATGTGGGTATCAGCTGTACGTACGCTGCGTCAGGGGGGAATATATTGGCGGGATAGCTTCTATTCGCTAGCAGAATTAAAGAAGCATAAACGCTATTAAGCACCTCAAATAAAGGCAACCAATTAAAACAGGATAAAATAACAATTTAAAATATCTAGTACTCTTTTGTTGACAGAGGACAGTTACTGGATGATTGGCGGGATACTGTAATCTGTCAACTATCCACCTAATTCGCCCTACTTTATTAAAAAGACTAAATGAACTCACAGCCCTAACTCTTGCAGAGGATCCCAAAAGCGTTTACTAAAGTCTTGCACTTGATCTTCTTTAATAGTAATACCTTCTTTTTCTAGTAACTCTTGCATTTGTTCCGGATAGGCAAAATGCATTTTACCGGTCAATAATCCATTTCGGTTAACAACCCGGTGTGCCGGTACATTTTTTAAAACGTGAGCATTGTTCATGGCCCAACCCACCATGCGAGAAGAGGATTTTGCACCAAGAGCAGCGGCTATCGCTCCGTAAGAAGTAACACGGCCTTTGGGTATCTGTCGCACGATATCATAAACAGCCTCAAAGAACGATTCATCTCTTTTACCGGAAGGGGTAACACTTTTAAGCGGAGTGGTTTTATGGGTTGTCTTTTTCATGATGACGTTTGGCCAATAGTTC
This genomic interval from Flavisolibacter tropicus contains the following:
- a CDS encoding MGMT family protein; this translates as MKKTTHKTTPLKSVTPSGKRDESFFEAVYDIVRQIPKGRVTSYGAIAAALGAKSSSRMVGWAMNNAHVLKNVPAHRVVNRNGLLTGKMHFAYPEQMQELLEKEGITIKEDQVQDFSKRFWDPLQELGL
- a CDS encoding glycosyltransferase, which produces MLYIAIFLTGFWVLVTVYLLINTRRIKYLKSIQVSVPAPQPSLAIIIAVRNEENDLPEALESMCHLNYSNYRLVVINDRSTDSTPEILAQFEKKYSHLTVIHIKELPEGWLGKNHALYSGYKATTEEWMLFTDADIRYAPDTLNKAIQYCIDQQVDHLTVMPDVKSRSAFFNSIMDTFKIMLVVKLKPWEASNPKTKSYIGIGAFNLVKRSAYEVAGTHKRIALRPDDDLKLGECIKSSGLKQDVTFGDNQLSLEWYTSVKEFINGLMKNTFSSVDYNFAKVIVLCLLTLFVFVAPIPLLLIGGGPTERYLAIILVLFQIILFTFTRGLRGIWWYALMMPVAGSIMVYIMWVSAVRTLRQGGIYWRDSFYSLAELKKHKRY